A single genomic interval of Streptomyces sp. 1222.5 harbors:
- a CDS encoding ABC transporter ATP-binding protein, whose protein sequence is MTTTTAPRAAARVTDAVKVYGAGGTAVHALDGVDVAFPAGRFTAIMGPSGSGKSTLMHCAAGLDTLTSGTAHIGDTELGALDDRRLTLLRRDRIGFVFQAFNLVPTLTVAENITLPLDLAGRTGDHEWIDALVDVVGLRDRLHHRPAELSGGQQQRVAVARAFAGRPDVVFADEPTGNLDSRSGAEVLGLLGRAVRHMDRTVVMVTHDPVAAAHADEVLFLADGRLVDRMESPTADRVLDRMKAFEVRT, encoded by the coding sequence ATGACCACCACGACCGCACCGCGCGCCGCGGCCCGCGTGACCGACGCCGTGAAGGTGTACGGCGCCGGTGGCACCGCCGTACACGCCCTGGACGGCGTGGACGTGGCTTTCCCCGCAGGACGCTTCACGGCGATCATGGGCCCCTCGGGCTCCGGCAAGTCCACGCTCATGCACTGCGCGGCCGGCCTCGACACGCTCACCTCCGGGACCGCCCACATCGGCGACACCGAGCTCGGCGCGCTCGACGACCGCCGCCTGACCCTGCTGCGCCGCGACCGCATCGGCTTCGTCTTCCAGGCGTTCAACCTGGTGCCCACGCTGACCGTCGCGGAGAACATCACGCTGCCGCTGGACCTGGCCGGCCGGACCGGCGACCACGAGTGGATCGACGCGCTCGTCGACGTCGTCGGACTGCGCGACCGGCTGCACCACCGCCCCGCCGAGCTCTCCGGCGGTCAGCAGCAACGCGTCGCCGTGGCACGGGCGTTCGCCGGCCGGCCGGACGTCGTCTTCGCCGACGAGCCGACCGGCAACCTCGACTCCCGTTCCGGCGCGGAGGTGCTCGGCCTCCTCGGCCGGGCCGTACGGCACATGGACCGCACGGTCGTCATGGTCACCCACGACCCGGTGGCCGCCGCCCACGCCGACGAGGTGCTCTTCCTCGCCGACGGACGGCTCGTCGACCGGATGGAGTCCCCGACCGCGGACAGGGTCCTGGACCGCATGAAGGCCTTCGAGGTGCGGACATGA
- a CDS encoding SHOCT domain-containing protein: MQTLADWDGGPGPWILFFPLIWAAVVLGAVSFLRRTGLRGRGGPWRTPDGGRPAGDSPLAVLGRRFAAGEIDEEEYWRRLSVLEEHFGRIGKGGAA; this comes from the coding sequence ATGCAGACCCTGGCCGACTGGGACGGCGGACCCGGCCCCTGGATCCTGTTCTTCCCGCTGATCTGGGCGGCCGTCGTGCTCGGCGCCGTCAGCTTCCTGCGCCGCACCGGCCTGCGCGGCCGCGGCGGACCCTGGCGCACGCCGGACGGCGGACGCCCGGCGGGCGACTCGCCGCTCGCCGTCCTGGGCCGCCGCTTCGCCGCCGGAGAGATCGACGAGGAGGAGTACTGGCGCCGCCTCTCCGTCCTGGAGGAGCACTTCGGCCGCATCGGCAAGGGCGGTGCGGCATGA